In the genome of Paenibacillus pabuli, one region contains:
- a CDS encoding MurR/RpiR family transcriptional regulator, with protein MNLFTHKEQLSPGHLKIADFVERNPEEILFMTEQEIADRLGISIATVSRFWRAVGYDNAKAFKIRLRTSEDTTPALKLNKTISRMDTDSLPVQLLEASVSHLQETLSHMKQGELERAAAILAAARRVYIYAPGPSAGLAELLSFRLSRFGLTVIHFAGGGHELLESLMHMQHEDVVLLMCFTRLLPEAEVILDYARDTGSKAVLVTDREDLLYGLGTELSFYVSRGELGEFHSMVTPLLLMEQMVLAVGLMQKESALSKLERLADLRSRYADKLPRD; from the coding sequence ATGAATTTGTTTACTCATAAAGAACAGCTGTCACCAGGGCATCTGAAAATTGCCGATTTTGTTGAACGCAACCCGGAAGAGATTCTGTTCATGACAGAACAGGAGATTGCCGACAGGCTGGGGATCAGTATTGCGACCGTATCCCGTTTCTGGCGTGCAGTTGGATATGATAATGCCAAAGCGTTCAAAATCCGGCTTCGCACATCTGAAGACACTACACCAGCTCTCAAACTAAATAAAACCATATCCCGCATGGATACGGATAGCCTTCCCGTTCAGTTGCTGGAGGCTTCCGTCAGCCATTTGCAGGAGACGTTGTCCCATATGAAGCAGGGAGAGCTGGAGCGTGCAGCAGCCATCCTGGCAGCAGCACGAAGAGTATACATCTATGCTCCGGGACCTTCCGCTGGATTGGCGGAGTTATTGTCCTTTCGGCTGTCCCGATTCGGCTTGACGGTTATCCATTTCGCCGGAGGTGGTCATGAGTTATTGGAATCACTGATGCACATGCAGCATGAGGATGTAGTGCTGCTTATGTGTTTTACGAGACTCTTGCCTGAAGCAGAGGTCATCCTGGATTATGCCAGAGATACAGGCAGCAAAGCCGTACTTGTAACAGATCGGGAAGACCTTTTATATGGATTGGGGACAGAGTTATCTTTTTACGTTAGCAGAGGGGAACTTGGTGAATTTCATTCCATGGTTACTCCACTCCTGTTGATGGAACAAATGGTGCTGGCGGTGGGGTTAATGCAGAAGGAGAGTGCGCTGTCCAAGCTGGAGCGGCTCGCTGATCTACGCAGTCGGTACGCAGACAAATTACCGCGAGACTGA
- a CDS encoding cell division protein FtsQ, with product MKKMTERYTLTSSQKMMVFVLSMSLYGLSNMFTELIPKLQLGPIELSVEYFAFIPLTLCILFHPMIAALGAALGEVIFGELMLGQFGGLGELEKFITFSFAMYVAGRMVSDPRNRRQVGIAAMTGVIIHQFLSSLVDIGKVWIGVEQLEAVPGLAESVVLIEGVGFLNDVLFSGILFALLPTLYLVPLLYGKIEPLLGIKPRNPGMKYEGIGFFRPKLILIGVLLLALAFGAESLSEMDINFAVWETDYADQYGSASIWISIGAAALIAVVTLLIMRAKRSKNKTVPGTENRPYA from the coding sequence ATGAAGAAGATGACTGAGCGTTATACGCTGACGTCTTCACAGAAAATGATGGTGTTTGTGCTTTCCATGTCACTGTACGGCTTGTCCAACATGTTCACAGAGCTTATTCCCAAGCTCCAGCTTGGACCAATTGAATTGTCTGTTGAATACTTTGCCTTCATTCCGTTGACACTTTGCATTTTGTTCCACCCCATGATTGCTGCTCTTGGTGCGGCTCTTGGCGAAGTAATCTTCGGTGAGCTGATGTTAGGGCAATTCGGCGGACTGGGCGAGCTGGAGAAATTCATCACCTTTTCCTTTGCCATGTATGTCGCAGGACGTATGGTCAGTGATCCACGCAATCGCAGGCAGGTCGGCATTGCAGCCATGACCGGAGTCATCATTCATCAGTTCCTCAGTTCGCTGGTGGATATCGGTAAAGTGTGGATCGGTGTGGAGCAGCTGGAAGCCGTCCCTGGTCTTGCAGAAAGTGTTGTACTGATCGAAGGGGTTGGCTTTCTAAATGACGTGCTGTTCTCGGGTATCCTGTTCGCTCTGCTGCCTACACTGTATCTCGTACCCCTACTCTACGGCAAAATTGAACCGCTGCTCGGTATCAAACCTCGTAATCCAGGGATGAAATATGAAGGCATCGGCTTCTTCCGTCCGAAACTAATTCTAATCGGAGTGCTGCTGCTCGCGCTCGCCTTTGGTGCGGAATCCCTGTCCGAGATGGATATCAATTTTGCGGTTTGGGAGACAGACTATGCAGATCAATATGGTTCGGCTTCAATATGGATAAGTATCGGAGCGGCTGCATTGATTGCCGTGGTGACCCTGCTGATCATGCGCGCTAAACGGAGTAAAAACAAAACGGTACCAGGTACGGAGAACCGTCCTTATGCATAA
- a CDS encoding ABC transporter ATP-binding protein yields MHNELSTSASISAANTAISIQNVIFTYPGSEEPVLNGASLELQRGSFTAIIGGNGCGKSTLCKLFNGLIPQFYTGDFSGEVHVLGLPAEGRSVADLSRKIGYVYQDFDNQLVRPTVLDEACFAPLNYGLSNYRELGERALAMCGLDAIHNRYIWELSGGQKHLLALAGALSLDPEILIVDEPVSQLDPQHARLIYECLSRLNTEYGKTIIVIEHHTEFIADFCADVVLMDKGRVLWNLPVSEGLNRITDLGRLGIQPPEVTRAAILAAEISQRERANTAPSGSGQRFPITVEEASIYFAEHYPSIPSGPLQNNIESYSTLARDVSRPMVNSDRESTTASAAEPLIPIVQFHQTRLRYRGLGKQEHEVIRGVNISLHEGERIALIGNNGAGKSSLLKLMAGISLPQEGSVSVLGEVTHRSSLEQLAGKVAYIFQNSSEMFIEDSVLKEVAYFLKNRHIPEADQQVAHVLDRFRLTPLQERDARLLSGGQQRRVTLAIGAAMKPSLMLLDEPTANLDLATREELIGVLDELDQHVRTTIIATHDMQLVTQWASRVIVLHNGQVEADGTPADVFADESLLRRSGLALTQIMELSHRMGLPTLAPTTEAFVDSLFNQLLTKEEMHHAACPQLV; encoded by the coding sequence ATGCATAATGAACTGTCCACATCTGCTTCTATTTCTGCAGCGAATACCGCCATTTCCATTCAAAATGTCATTTTTACGTATCCTGGCTCGGAAGAACCTGTCCTGAACGGAGCTTCGCTTGAGCTACAACGGGGCAGCTTTACAGCTATTATCGGGGGCAACGGGTGCGGCAAATCCACCCTGTGCAAGTTGTTCAACGGCCTTATCCCTCAGTTCTATACGGGGGACTTCTCCGGTGAAGTCCATGTGCTTGGCCTGCCTGCCGAAGGCCGAAGTGTTGCAGACCTGTCCAGAAAGATCGGCTACGTCTATCAGGATTTTGATAATCAACTGGTACGGCCTACCGTCCTGGACGAGGCTTGCTTCGCACCGCTCAATTACGGACTGTCCAACTATCGGGAGCTCGGTGAACGAGCTCTTGCCATGTGTGGTCTGGATGCCATTCATAACCGATACATCTGGGAATTAAGTGGTGGACAGAAGCATCTGCTCGCACTTGCCGGAGCTCTGTCGCTTGACCCGGAAATCCTGATCGTGGATGAACCTGTCTCACAACTTGACCCGCAGCATGCAAGACTTATCTATGAGTGCCTTTCGAGATTGAATACGGAATATGGCAAGACAATTATCGTCATCGAACACCATACTGAATTTATCGCCGACTTCTGTGCGGATGTGGTCCTGATGGACAAAGGCAGGGTTTTGTGGAATCTTCCCGTCAGTGAAGGCTTGAATCGCATTACCGATCTGGGGCGGCTCGGCATTCAGCCTCCTGAGGTGACACGTGCGGCTATCCTGGCTGCAGAGATATCACAGCGAGAAAGAGCAAATACAGCCCCCTCAGGTTCAGGACAACGTTTCCCGATCACTGTGGAAGAAGCCAGTATTTATTTTGCCGAGCATTACCCATCCATTCCATCCGGTCCTTTGCAAAATAATATTGAATCCTATTCCACCTTGGCACGCGACGTTTCCAGACCGATGGTAAATTCAGATCGCGAATCAACCACTGCTTCTGCTGCTGAACCGTTGATTCCTATCGTTCAGTTTCATCAAACCCGACTGCGTTACAGAGGACTGGGCAAACAAGAACATGAAGTCATTCGTGGTGTTAATATTTCACTCCATGAAGGAGAACGGATTGCCTTGATTGGCAATAATGGTGCCGGCAAATCCTCCTTGCTGAAGCTGATGGCTGGCATTAGTCTGCCTCAGGAAGGCAGCGTTAGCGTTCTGGGTGAAGTTACGCACCGTTCCTCTTTGGAACAGCTGGCGGGGAAGGTTGCCTATATTTTTCAGAACTCTTCCGAAATGTTTATTGAAGACAGTGTCCTCAAAGAGGTCGCCTACTTCCTGAAAAACCGCCACATCCCGGAGGCTGACCAGCAAGTAGCACATGTACTGGATCGTTTCCGGCTTACTCCGCTTCAAGAGCGGGATGCGCGCCTTCTCAGTGGGGGACAACAGCGGCGTGTCACACTTGCCATCGGTGCAGCCATGAAGCCTTCACTTATGCTGCTGGATGAACCGACCGCCAATCTGGACCTCGCCACCCGCGAAGAATTGATAGGTGTACTGGATGAGCTGGATCAGCATGTGCGAACAACCATCATTGCCACGCATGACATGCAGTTGGTTACCCAATGGGCCAGTCGCGTTATCGTGCTTCACAATGGTCAGGTGGAAGCAGACGGCACACCCGCCGACGTGTTTGCGGATGAATCCCTTCTGCGCCGCTCCGGACTTGCGCTTACACAGATCATGGAGCTTTCGCATCGAATGGGGCTGCCGACTCTTGCCCCGACAACCGAGGCTTTTGTTGATAGCCTGTTCAACCAATTACTCACCAAGGAGGAGATGCATCATGCAGCTTGTCCGCAACTGGTTTGA
- a CDS encoding energy-coupling factor transporter transmembrane component T family protein, whose product MQLVRNWFDKISIERIQLELMNTVYGSGHASLSRIDPRAMLIWYLFFAIVPWFVHNGTVLLGMFLLMVTTTILSRAAPFIIIILCLGLIGQVGWMFIISLFFGGNLESAFPLLLLTLKLSIVSLASITVFSGMDPERIGDGLLALGMPATFSFSLSYAYRILPVLFGEFRNIMLSYRLRGKVPSRHGWLYWRLVVYYMKLFVVSFFPLMLATAKRSRTTVEALETRGFSYGMKHPESKRLKLAHLKITRRDLGFLAGSAIYVVLLFWLGRHYEIL is encoded by the coding sequence ATGCAGCTTGTCCGCAACTGGTTTGACAAAATATCTATTGAACGCATTCAGCTTGAGCTGATGAATACTGTATATGGCAGCGGTCATGCCAGCCTGTCGCGGATTGACCCCCGTGCCATGCTGATCTGGTATCTCTTTTTTGCCATCGTTCCCTGGTTTGTTCATAACGGAACTGTGTTGCTCGGCATGTTTCTGCTCATGGTGACGACCACCATACTGTCCAGAGCCGCTCCCTTTATCATTATCATTCTCTGCCTGGGGTTGATCGGTCAAGTTGGATGGATGTTTATCATCTCGCTGTTCTTCGGTGGCAATCTGGAATCTGCATTCCCCCTGCTGCTGCTTACCCTGAAGCTGTCGATCGTATCGCTCGCGAGTATCACCGTCTTTTCGGGCATGGACCCTGAACGGATTGGCGATGGGTTGCTTGCGCTCGGCATGCCTGCAACGTTCTCCTTCAGCCTCTCTTATGCTTACCGCATATTGCCGGTGCTGTTCGGTGAATTCCGCAACATCATGCTGTCGTACAGACTACGGGGTAAGGTTCCTTCCCGGCACGGATGGCTCTATTGGCGGCTCGTTGTCTACTATATGAAGCTGTTCGTTGTGTCTTTCTTCCCGCTCATGCTGGCTACCGCCAAACGTTCCCGCACAACCGTGGAAGCACTGGAGACACGCGGTTTCTCATACGGCATGAAGCATCCCGAATCCAAACGCCTGAAGCTCGCCCATCTGAAGATCACCCGGCGTGATCTCGGATTTCTTGCCGGATCGGCAATCTACGTTGTACTGCTGTTCTGGCTCGGTAGGCATTACGAAATTCTGTAA
- a CDS encoding PHP domain-containing protein: MRIDLHTHGKLSKNSDFSVDYFTEMVKEAKASGLEGLALTEHFNTRNFYDVYETLDRLYPYNGEYYDADGLRIFPGMEVDIQETGHILLVGQKEHILAVRGGLEPYTAKGSFIPFAELLDLAEAWPLLKIGAHPFRESTPLYQLDRDLLGRLDAFDLNAKDMYQYGIEMCRGQVEPFAQSLGKPITAGSDTHQCLQYGSVVNVLDHPCTSVTELKEQILTGSYTIEISNDLPLRVKASVMLKKVMKRLAKLENARLQSV; encoded by the coding sequence ATGCGCATTGATCTTCATACTCACGGCAAACTATCCAAAAACTCTGATTTCTCGGTCGATTACTTCACCGAAATGGTCAAAGAGGCCAAAGCGAGCGGTCTCGAAGGCCTCGCGCTAACCGAACATTTTAACACCCGCAACTTCTACGATGTCTACGAGACACTGGATCGTCTCTATCCATACAACGGAGAGTACTACGATGCAGACGGGCTGCGAATTTTCCCCGGCATGGAAGTAGATATTCAGGAGACAGGACATATTTTGCTGGTGGGTCAAAAAGAACATATCCTTGCCGTTCGCGGCGGCCTGGAGCCATATACAGCCAAAGGTTCATTCATTCCTTTTGCCGAACTGCTGGATTTGGCCGAAGCCTGGCCTCTGCTCAAAATCGGCGCACACCCTTTCCGTGAATCCACCCCGCTGTATCAGCTGGACCGTGATTTGTTGGGACGTCTGGACGCCTTTGATCTGAACGCCAAGGATATGTACCAGTACGGTATCGAGATGTGCCGCGGCCAGGTTGAGCCATTCGCCCAGTCCCTTGGTAAACCGATCACTGCCGGAAGTGATACCCATCAGTGTCTGCAATACGGCAGTGTAGTCAATGTGTTGGATCATCCATGCACATCAGTTACCGAGCTCAAAGAGCAAATTCTCACTGGCTCATACACGATTGAAATCTCCAACGATCTTCCTCTCCGTGTCAAAGCCTCCGTTATGCTCAAGAAAGTAATGAAACGTCTGGCCAAGCTGGAGAACGCCCGTTTACAGAGCGTTTAG
- a CDS encoding VOC family protein → MKVEVIPFLSMNGDAGAAIAFYEKYLGANVLFKKNYKEMREMNPGFEYPEGQDEYITHSVLQIGVNKLMIAEEEMDPSRPWQLGNSTSLCIQSKDKTTMTELYHSLIQHEEVTVLVPYEQNGFSPGYGIIRDPFGIVIQLCVTVHDF, encoded by the coding sequence ATGAAGGTTGAAGTGATCCCGTTTCTGTCGATGAATGGAGACGCTGGGGCAGCCATTGCTTTTTATGAGAAGTACCTGGGCGCTAACGTGTTATTCAAGAAAAATTACAAAGAGATGAGGGAAATGAATCCGGGGTTTGAGTATCCTGAAGGCCAGGATGAATATATTACACATTCGGTGCTGCAAATCGGGGTAAACAAATTGATGATTGCTGAGGAGGAAATGGATCCGAGTCGGCCGTGGCAGCTGGGAAACAGCACGTCATTATGCATTCAATCGAAAGACAAAACTACGATGACGGAGCTGTATCATTCGCTGATACAACATGAAGAGGTAACCGTGCTGGTGCCGTATGAGCAAAACGGGTTTAGTCCGGGGTATGGAATTATCCGTGATCCGTTCGGAATCGTGATTCAGCTCTGTGTGACGGTGCATGATTTTTAA
- a CDS encoding helix-turn-helix transcriptional regulator — protein MKKSERMNQMLRFINQKQHFTLLDLMQEFQISKRTALRDIASLEEIGAPIYAEYGRYGGYRLLQQMQLPPISFNTSELHALYFAMQALRSFTNLPFEISFRSIHEKFLSALSEDQRKDIEQIQHRVSFRHTEQIRDSEHLEFLLMAAVQNIVIQITYQNIRSSSSNPHNSPNPDNPKPSTRTIQPIALYAMKGYWYCQAYDLGKQAYRVFRCDRITSCEATDIEPIMHINELNLQDAHSLWKPSEDAIPFKCLINEAGMELFQQEPFPSMRLINESGTDTEQTGYAYLVGSYEAHELEFIIRYLASFGKSIKILEPDHLKESLRQHYLDLLDHV, from the coding sequence ATGAAAAAATCAGAACGCATGAACCAGATGCTGCGCTTTATCAATCAAAAACAACACTTCACCCTGCTAGATCTCATGCAGGAGTTTCAGATATCCAAGAGAACCGCATTACGAGACATCGCGTCATTGGAGGAGATTGGTGCACCCATTTATGCCGAGTATGGACGTTATGGAGGATATCGTTTGCTACAGCAGATGCAGCTGCCGCCCATTTCGTTTAATACGAGTGAGCTTCATGCCCTTTACTTTGCCATGCAGGCTTTGCGAAGCTTTACCAATCTGCCCTTTGAAATCTCTTTTCGTTCCATTCACGAGAAGTTTCTAAGCGCCCTATCCGAAGATCAAAGAAAGGATATTGAACAAATTCAGCATCGGGTCTCTTTCCGACATACCGAGCAAATTCGGGATAGTGAGCATCTGGAGTTTCTATTGATGGCCGCTGTTCAAAATATAGTGATACAGATTACGTATCAGAACATTCGCAGCAGTAGCAGTAACCCACATAACAGCCCAAATCCCGACAATCCCAAGCCCAGTACCCGTACCATTCAGCCAATCGCCCTCTATGCCATGAAAGGCTACTGGTATTGCCAGGCGTATGATCTGGGTAAACAGGCGTACCGCGTGTTCCGATGTGACCGAATCACCTCATGCGAGGCGACAGATATCGAACCTATAATGCATATTAATGAACTTAATTTACAGGATGCCCACTCGTTATGGAAACCATCAGAAGACGCTATCCCTTTCAAATGTCTGATCAATGAAGCCGGGATGGAGTTGTTCCAGCAAGAACCGTTTCCATCCATGCGGCTCATTAACGAATCTGGAACTGATACTGAACAAACTGGATACGCCTATTTAGTCGGGTCGTATGAAGCCCATGAGCTTGAGTTCATCATTCGCTATCTTGCAAGCTTTGGTAAGTCCATTAAGATCTTGGAGCCAGATCACTTAAAAGAATCCTTACGACAGCACTATCTGGATTTACTTGATCATGTTTAA
- a CDS encoding MFS transporter translates to MKLLYIVLALILASLNLRPPITSLSPLMSTIQGDLGISGITASLLTTLPVLCMGLFAPFSVKLSRRWGNEGAIVLALILIGGGTALRLFVGATPLMMFTSFLSGVGIALAGPLLSSFIKQYFPTRVAAMVGIYSTAMVVGASISVGLSVPLQNILGGSWRGSLAMWALLAVIALPIWMKLALSARKDRQSGQISAVNVEALPVKNSRAWVLTLFFGLMAAIFYSLTAWLAPAIQSQGYTKETAGSIQTLFTLISLPSTLLIPILVHRYQRRVFWLVGCALMELIGVLMLNLSVSPWLAAIPLGIGAGGLFPIALMLPIDETNNAQEASAWSAMTQSGGYILGALGPLTIGWLHDATGSFVQAFYGLAIIIVLQIIVQLAIGNKKSSPASYDKPEPGL, encoded by the coding sequence GTGAAACTGTTATATATTGTCCTGGCACTTATTCTGGCTTCATTGAATTTGCGGCCGCCAATTACATCCCTTTCTCCGCTGATGAGTACCATACAGGGTGATCTTGGCATTAGCGGGATAACCGCCAGTCTGTTAACTACGCTTCCCGTATTATGTATGGGCTTATTCGCTCCATTTTCCGTAAAGTTAAGCAGAAGATGGGGGAATGAGGGCGCAATTGTTTTGGCTTTAATCCTTATTGGGGGAGGTACGGCATTACGGCTGTTCGTGGGTGCCACGCCTCTGATGATGTTTACTTCATTTCTGTCCGGAGTAGGGATTGCCTTAGCCGGGCCGCTGTTGTCCAGCTTTATCAAGCAGTACTTCCCTACCCGAGTGGCTGCCATGGTGGGGATCTACTCTACAGCAATGGTCGTGGGAGCCAGTATTAGTGTTGGGTTATCAGTTCCTCTTCAAAATATTCTGGGTGGGTCGTGGAGGGGATCGTTAGCGATGTGGGCATTGCTCGCCGTCATTGCTTTGCCGATCTGGATGAAGTTAGCCTTATCAGCACGAAAGGATAGACAATCGGGGCAGATTTCTGCTGTTAACGTTGAAGCTCTTCCAGTAAAAAATAGTCGAGCATGGGTGCTGACCTTGTTCTTTGGACTGATGGCAGCGATCTTCTATTCATTGACTGCATGGCTTGCACCGGCGATCCAAAGCCAGGGATATACGAAAGAGACTGCCGGAAGCATCCAAACGTTATTTACGTTGATTTCATTACCGTCTACGTTACTCATTCCAATACTCGTACACCGTTACCAAAGACGTGTATTCTGGCTTGTTGGATGTGCATTAATGGAGTTGATAGGAGTTTTAATGCTGAACTTGTCCGTCAGTCCCTGGCTGGCCGCGATCCCACTCGGTATTGGTGCCGGGGGACTGTTCCCAATCGCATTGATGCTGCCCATTGATGAGACGAATAACGCTCAGGAAGCCAGCGCATGGTCAGCCATGACTCAATCTGGAGGATATATTCTGGGAGCTCTTGGTCCGCTGACGATCGGTTGGCTTCATGATGCCACGGGCAGCTTTGTCCAAGCATTCTATGGTCTGGCTATAATCATTGTGCTGCAAATCATTGTTCAGTTGGCGATAGGCAATAAAAAGAGCTCTCCAGCGAGCTATGATAAACCAGAGCCAGGTTTATAA
- a CDS encoding LysR family transcriptional regulator: MEIRQMENFIVVCEELHFTRAAEKIGISQPTLSQQIRALEDELGVPLFDRVGKKIVMTQAGTLFLEHCVQMVRHLQNTQDALAEFRNDQRGKLVIGVLPSDLDYRLTPLLVHFHARFPKVKLKVVSSIYVINQVLDNEVDIGIELTSPPDDRLVRIPLSSEEYVLVVSENHAWADRKEIGIKELHDIQTVMFPEGFTGRELVDGYCRKYGFTLNTIMETSSATSIISLVKANVGGTVLPYPLIKAMNEPALRIIRISDDAPYRHFEIIHRSDRYLTQSAKAFIEKTIEYFNQD, from the coding sequence ATGGAAATCCGTCAAATGGAGAACTTTATCGTCGTTTGTGAGGAACTCCATTTCACACGTGCAGCAGAAAAAATTGGCATTTCTCAACCTACCTTGAGCCAGCAAATTCGAGCGTTGGAGGATGAATTAGGTGTCCCCCTGTTCGACCGGGTGGGCAAAAAAATTGTAATGACCCAGGCGGGAACGCTGTTCCTGGAGCACTGTGTACAAATGGTTCGCCATTTACAGAATACCCAGGATGCGTTAGCTGAATTCCGCAATGATCAGCGAGGCAAGCTGGTGATTGGAGTCCTACCGTCGGATTTGGACTACCGTCTCACTCCATTGCTTGTTCATTTCCATGCCCGTTTTCCCAAAGTAAAATTAAAAGTTGTCTCTTCGATTTACGTAATAAATCAAGTGCTGGATAACGAAGTAGACATCGGAATTGAGCTAACTTCTCCTCCTGATGACCGTCTTGTCCGGATTCCTTTGTCCAGTGAAGAATACGTACTCGTTGTCTCCGAGAACCACGCTTGGGCCGACCGAAAGGAGATTGGAATCAAGGAACTGCATGATATCCAGACGGTGATGTTCCCGGAAGGTTTCACTGGCAGAGAGCTGGTGGATGGCTATTGCCGGAAATATGGTTTTACCCTGAATACGATCATGGAGACAAGTTCGGCAACTTCCATCATTAGTCTGGTCAAAGCTAACGTTGGCGGAACCGTGCTTCCATATCCACTGATCAAGGCGATGAATGAACCGGCACTACGCATCATCCGAATCTCGGACGATGCTCCTTACCGGCACTTTGAGATCATTCATCGGTCCGACCGCTACCTTACCCAATCTGCCAAAGCATTTATTGAGAAAACCATTGAATATTTTAATCAAGATTAA
- a CDS encoding VOC family protein: MRIKELNLFTDQIEAMKQFYGTLLELALLEESTSSVSFRAGDSILGLQEASDQEKPFYHVAFTIPTNKLAEAKKWIQARNISLLSKDDKDEFYFPYWDATAFYFYDPSGNLMEFIAHHSLENAVDDAFDSRQLLCISEIGLPVDDVPDTISKMKGQYHLEPFAGDGKQFAPIGDAEGMFIVIDKEKPWFPDGRMPGVFATEVKVATGQTGSISLQNGLYSIVSI, encoded by the coding sequence ATGCGTATAAAAGAGCTTAACTTGTTCACAGATCAAATAGAGGCCATGAAGCAGTTTTACGGTACGTTATTGGAGTTGGCGCTGCTGGAGGAGAGTACATCGTCGGTATCGTTCCGCGCAGGAGATTCAATCCTTGGATTACAGGAGGCTTCTGATCAGGAAAAGCCCTTCTATCATGTCGCTTTCACGATTCCAACGAATAAACTCGCTGAAGCCAAGAAATGGATTCAAGCTCGAAACATCTCTTTGCTTTCCAAGGACGATAAGGATGAATTCTATTTTCCCTACTGGGATGCAACAGCTTTCTATTTCTATGACCCAAGCGGTAATTTGATGGAGTTCATCGCTCACCATTCGTTGGAAAATGCAGTCGACGATGCCTTTGATTCCAGGCAGCTGCTATGCATTAGCGAGATTGGTCTGCCTGTCGATGATGTTCCTGATACCATAAGCAAAATGAAGGGACAGTATCACCTTGAACCCTTTGCCGGAGACGGAAAACAATTTGCCCCGATCGGTGACGCAGAAGGCATGTTTATTGTCATCGACAAAGAGAAGCCCTGGTTCCCCGACGGGCGTATGCCTGGTGTTTTTGCCACTGAGGTAAAGGTTGCAACGGGGCAGACTGGGAGCATTTCGTTACAGAATGGTTTGTACTCTATTGTTTCGATTTAA
- a CDS encoding macro domain-containing protein — MTIQIINGDLLEASENILGHQVNCQGGMGSGIAKILRDRYLNLFPEYKKYCDQYTPDELLGHCQLVQTGAKYTANLFGQLDYGRSKTRYTDYAALEQALTILRTEAQAKGLSVVLPYNIGCGLANGEWSVVEQMIGKVFADYEVTLYKI, encoded by the coding sequence ATGACCATCCAAATCATAAACGGCGATCTATTAGAAGCCAGTGAAAATATTCTTGGGCATCAGGTGAATTGTCAGGGGGGGATGGGGTCGGGGATTGCGAAGATTCTGCGGGACCGATATCTGAACTTATTTCCTGAGTATAAAAAGTACTGTGACCAGTACACGCCTGACGAGTTGCTTGGACACTGCCAGCTGGTGCAGACGGGCGCGAAGTACACGGCGAATCTGTTCGGCCAGCTTGATTATGGGAGGAGCAAAACCCGGTATACGGACTATGCTGCGCTGGAGCAAGCGTTAACCATCCTGAGGACAGAAGCGCAGGCCAAGGGACTGTCTGTCGTCCTCCCGTACAACATTGGATGCGGGCTGGCGAACGGGGAGTGGAGTGTGGTAGAGCAGATGATCGGGAAGGTTTTTGCAGACTATGAAGTTACTTTGTATAAAATATAG
- a CDS encoding CPBP family intramembrane glutamic endopeptidase: MSSPSMSEIPQTRPGWPEILTALFLYMVGVVILGVWMLQLPDEQAILRINIGGAGNGLIGFLALFAAYALRIRNLRAFGFRMTERKWLLVAVVIGIAAFGGCFVIEGIYYHFITEINTQADFQTAAQGGPLSLFILIITGAILTPLSEEFVFRGVIANALNRYGAWAGVVGSAAIFGVIHGFTVILLDAFMVGILVGYLFRKTGSIWPGVVVHIVYNGLNLLYYSTL, from the coding sequence ATGAGCAGTCCATCCATGTCTGAAATACCTCAAACCCGGCCCGGCTGGCCGGAGATCCTAACTGCACTGTTCCTCTATATGGTTGGCGTTGTTATCCTTGGTGTCTGGATGCTTCAACTTCCTGATGAGCAAGCCATCTTGCGGATTAATATCGGAGGTGCGGGCAATGGTCTGATTGGCTTCCTGGCTTTGTTTGCAGCCTACGCCCTGCGGATTCGCAATTTACGTGCTTTCGGGTTTCGGATGACTGAACGGAAATGGTTGCTGGTGGCGGTCGTAATCGGCATTGCCGCGTTCGGGGGATGCTTTGTTATTGAAGGAATCTATTATCACTTTATTACCGAGATCAACACCCAGGCGGACTTCCAGACGGCAGCGCAAGGCGGTCCGCTCTCGCTCTTCATTCTGATTATCACCGGGGCCATCCTCACGCCACTCAGCGAGGAGTTTGTATTCCGCGGCGTAATTGCCAATGCACTGAACCGATATGGAGCATGGGCCGGGGTGGTAGGCAGCGCTGCAATCTTCGGCGTGATTCATGGATTCACCGTTATCCTGTTAGACGCATTCATGGTCGGCATCCTGGTGGGATACCTGTTCCGCAAGACAGGCTCCATCTGGCCGGGAGTCGTGGTGCATATCGTGTATAACGGCCTCAATCTTCTCTATTATTCTACGCTGTAG